The following proteins are encoded in a genomic region of Coffea eugenioides isolate CCC68of chromosome 6, Ceug_1.0, whole genome shotgun sequence:
- the LOC113772782 gene encoding pentatricopeptide repeat-containing protein At2g13600-like, which translates to MKTAFKSVFAINSRKSFKAYMQRNLNLLKEISNQRLITQGTALHGHLIKKGISSEKYVAVKLLVMYLKCRKYGEINQMLKEFNGFNLVVYNCLIAANVEWGNLNEARRLFEEMPQRGEVTWTALVSGLLRYGRVDEALWYFERNPFRDVFSWTAMISGLVQNGLGLQAMKLFLRMLDSGVMPNNVTFTTFFKACADSADFGLGMSALALVVKVGFDESLPVCNSLITFSLKVGEINLARRIFDGMKERDVVSWTAILDAYVEMDSLEEARRIFDEMPERNEISWSAMIARYSQNGYAEDAVNLFHEMVQSGFKPNKSCFSCAISALASLEALQAGRNIHGHVIKIGIETDVFISSSLVDLYCKCKETGDGRRVFDLTKVKNVACWNSMVAGYSLNCQLEEARKLFDLIPCKNNVSWNCLIVGYLENEQFDKVTDLFNEMLLSGETPNKSTFSSVLRACSSLASLERGKVLHGKIVKHGFQYDIYVGTALISMYSKSGDIECSKQVFSRMPRKNEVSWAAMIQAFAENGFAEESLALFDEFEHSSSFAPNELILLAVLFSCSHCGLVDKGLHYFNSMEKIYGIKPTGRHYTCVVDMLSRSGCLSEAEKFITGMSCEHEVNAWVALLNGSRIYRDKIVAEKAAKKFSKMVEEKSEVYVMLSNVYASAGRWFDVLNTRKLMIEKGLYKGGGCSWIEERNHIHVFYCQDGTHIGSTEIYGVLQLLKSEM; encoded by the coding sequence ATGAAGACGGCCTTCAAATCTGTCTTCGCCATAAACTCGAGAAAAAGCTTCAAAGCTTACATGCAGAGAAACCTTAACCTCTTGAAAGAAATCTCAAACCAAAGATTAATCACTCAAGGAACTGCACTTCATGGCCATTTAATTAAAAAGGGAATTTCATCAGAGAAGTATGTAGCTGTAAAATTGCTTGTTATGTACTTAAAGTGTAGGAAATATGGTGAAATAAATCAGATGTTGAAGGAGTTTAACGGGTTCAATTTAGTTGTATATAACTGTTTGATTGCTGCAAATGTTGAGTGGGGAAATTTGAATGAAGCGCGCCGGTTGTTTGAAGAAATGCCACAGAGAGGTGAGGTTACTTGGACTGCTTTGGTTTCTGGTTTGCTGAGATATGGAAGAGTGGATGAAGCACTTTGGTATTTCGAGAGGAACCCTTTTCGGGATGTATTTTCTTGGACTGCGATGATAAGTGGATTGGTGCAAAATGGTCTGGGTTTGCAGGCTATGAAGCTTTTCTTGAGGATGCTTGATTCTGGAGTTATGCCTAATAATGTTACGTTTACTACTTTTTTTAAAGCTTGTGCAGATTCGGCTGACTTTGGGTTGGGAATGAGTGCGTTGGCTTTGGTTGTGAAGGTTGGTTTTGATGAGAGTTTGCCTGTGTGTAATTCATTGATTACATTCAGTTTGAAGGTGGGAGAAATTAACTTGGCTAGAAGAATTTTTGATGGCATGAAAGAGAGGGACGTTGTTTCGTGGACTGCGATTTTGGACGCGTATGTTGAGATGGATAGTTTGGAAGAGGCTCGTAGAATCTTTGATGAGATGCCAGAAAGGAATGAAATTTCTTGGAGTGCCATGATTGCTAGGTATAGTCAGAATGGTTATGCTGAAGATGCAGTAAACTTGTTCCATGAAATGGTTCAGAGTGGGTTTAAGCCAAACAAATCTTGCTTTTCTTGTGCTATTAGTGCTTTGGCCAGCCTGGAAGCTTTGCAAGCAGGCAGGAATATCCATGGACATGTTATAAAAATTGGAATTGAGACGGATGTTTTCATTAGTAGCTCACTAGTGGACTTGTATTGCAAATGCAAAGAAACTGGAGATGGACGCAGAGTTTTTGACTTGACAAAGGTGAAAAATGTTGCTTGTTGGAATTCCATGGTTGCTGGTTATAGTTTAAATTGCCAGCTTGAAGAAGCTAGGAAACTGTTTGACCTGATACCTTGTAAAAATAATGTCTCCTGGAACTGCCTGATTGTGGGTTACTTAGAAAATGAACAATTTGATAAAGTTACTGACTTGTTCAATGAGATGCTTTTGTCTGGAGAAACACCAAACAAATCCACTTTCTCAAGTGTTCTACGTGCTTGTTCAAGCTTAGCCTCGTTAGAAAGAGGCAAGGTTCTACATGGAAAAATTGTTAAACATGGTTTCCAGTATGATATTTATGTCGGCACCGCACTCATTAGTATGTACTCAAAATCTGGAGATATTGAATGCTCTAAGCAAGTTTTTAGTAGAATGCCAAGGAAAAATGAAGTATCTTGGGCAGCTATGATTCAGGCATTTGCCGAAAATGGTTTTGCTGAAGAGTCACTTGCCCTGTTTGATGAATTTGAACATTCTTCATCCTTTGCACCTAATGAGCTCATTCTTTTGGCAGTTCTGTTTTCTTGTTCTCATTGTGGGCTGGTTGATAAAGGACTGCATTATTTCAATTCAATGGAGAAGATTTACGGCATTAAACCAACTGGTAGGCACTACACCTGTGTAGTTGACATGCTTTCTCGGTCAGGATGCCTATCAGAGGCTGAAAAATTTATCACGGGCATGTCATGTGAACATGAAGTTAATGCCTGGGTAGCTTTATTAAATGGTTCTAGAATATACAGGGATAAAATTGTGGCAGAAAAGGCAGCAAAAAAGTTCTCAAAAATGGTGGAGGAGAAGTCTGAAGTTTATGTCATGCTATCAAACGTTTATGCTTCAGCTGGTAGATGGTTTGATGTTCTTAACACTAGAAAGTTGATGATAGAGAAAGGATTATACAAAGGCGGAGGCTGTAGTTGGATTGAGGAGAGAAATCATATTCATGTTTTCTATTGCCAGGATGGAACACATATTGGCTCAACAGAAATTTATGGGGTATTGCAACTATTGAAATCTGAAATGTGA
- the LOC113775395 gene encoding protein APEM9 isoform X1, with protein MAVVCGAKASTWEGIERSESYLVSCMFEEAASLASLIIRNLMRENHQNGNVDNDSNENELHDMLESSGMVFVQSMKELARTFEILKELKHLFGSVAAIPVQVLVTGVCFQISEGTSSDVEGYLKEFLSKWIYKDEGYYFSVEADGEEPDRRFSLGVDEYLEVVDLYVMTCLGMVLRDIDSAISWVEKASLPEDKRQELLRRLNSMNASKATSSSQAPVSSLHADKHGVESKNSSKNLEPGHVASKENSVKETILKLSGRGAPCFWWFQNTTVKFGNFRLNLSNGNILLGCILLFMCYFLKRKQASLKRVLRKQALSVKKGLVDLWQLAFSYQVNPLAAVQPLPAATRGSL; from the exons ATGGCTGTAGTTTGTGGTGCAAAAGCATCTACTTGGGAAGGAATTGAGCGTTCGGAAAG TTACTTGGTGAGTTGTATGTTCGAGGAAGCGGCTTCGTTGGCTTCCTTAATTATCAGGAACTTGATGCGTGAGAATCATCAAAATGGAAATGTTGACAATGATAGTAATGAGAATGAATTGCATGACATGTTGGAGTCATCTGGTATGGTGTTTGTTCAGTCCATGAAGGAACTTGCAAG GACCTTCGAAATTCTGAAGGAGCTCAAACATCTATTTGGTTCAGTAGCTGCCATCCCTGTGCAAGTTTTGGTTACTGG TGTTTGTTTTCAGATATCAGAAGGCACATCTTCTGATGTTGAAGGATATCTTAAGGAGTTCCTCAGCAAATGGATTTACAAGGATGAAGGGTATTATTTTTCGGTAGAAGCTGATGGTGAAGAACCTGACAGACGATTTTCTCTTGGTGTTGATGAGTACCTGGAAGTTGTTGACCTCTATGTGATGACATGTCTTGGGATGGTTTTGAGAGACATCGACTCTGCAATATCTTGGGTTGAGAAGGCTTCTCTACCTGAGGATAAGCGACAG GAACTTTTGAGGCGACTGAACTCTATGAATGCTTCGAAGGCAACCAGTTCATCACAGGCTCCTGTCTCATCTCTGCATGCAGATAAACATGGAGTTGAATCAAAGAACTCTTCGAAGAATTTGGAACCTGGACACGTAGCCAGCAAAGAGAACTCTGTAAAAGAAACAATTCTGAAATTGTCTGGGCGGGGAGCACCATGCTTCTGGTGGTTCCAAAATACCACTGtgaagtttggaaattttagGTTGAATCTATCAAATGGAAACATCTTGCTGGGCTGCATTTTGTTGTTCATGTGCTATTTTCTAAAGAGGAAACAAGCTTCTTTAAAGAG GGTTCTCAGGAAGCAAGCGTTGTCTGTTAAAAAGGGTTTGGTGGACTTATGGCAACTTGCATTCTCTTATCAGGTGAACCCTCTAGCAGCTGTTCAACCTCTTCCTGCTGCAACTCGTGGGAGCCTGTAA
- the LOC113775395 gene encoding protein APEM9 isoform X2 → MAVVCGAKASTWEGIERSESYLVSCMFEEAASLASLIIRNLMRENHQNGNVDNDSNENELHDMLESSGMVFVQSMKELARTFEILKELKHLFGSVAAIPVQVLVTGVCFQISEGTSSDVEGYLKEFLSKWIYKDEGYYFSVEADGEEPDRRFSLGVDEYLEVVDLYVMTCLGMVLRDIDSAISWVEKASLPEDKRQELLRRLNSMNASKATSSSQAPVSSLHADKHGVESKNSSKNLEPGHVASKENSVKETILKLSGRGAPCFWWFQNTTVKFGNFRLNLSNGNILLGCILLFMCYFLKRKQASLKRKQALSVKKGLVDLWQLAFSYQVNPLAAVQPLPAATRGSL, encoded by the exons ATGGCTGTAGTTTGTGGTGCAAAAGCATCTACTTGGGAAGGAATTGAGCGTTCGGAAAG TTACTTGGTGAGTTGTATGTTCGAGGAAGCGGCTTCGTTGGCTTCCTTAATTATCAGGAACTTGATGCGTGAGAATCATCAAAATGGAAATGTTGACAATGATAGTAATGAGAATGAATTGCATGACATGTTGGAGTCATCTGGTATGGTGTTTGTTCAGTCCATGAAGGAACTTGCAAG GACCTTCGAAATTCTGAAGGAGCTCAAACATCTATTTGGTTCAGTAGCTGCCATCCCTGTGCAAGTTTTGGTTACTGG TGTTTGTTTTCAGATATCAGAAGGCACATCTTCTGATGTTGAAGGATATCTTAAGGAGTTCCTCAGCAAATGGATTTACAAGGATGAAGGGTATTATTTTTCGGTAGAAGCTGATGGTGAAGAACCTGACAGACGATTTTCTCTTGGTGTTGATGAGTACCTGGAAGTTGTTGACCTCTATGTGATGACATGTCTTGGGATGGTTTTGAGAGACATCGACTCTGCAATATCTTGGGTTGAGAAGGCTTCTCTACCTGAGGATAAGCGACAG GAACTTTTGAGGCGACTGAACTCTATGAATGCTTCGAAGGCAACCAGTTCATCACAGGCTCCTGTCTCATCTCTGCATGCAGATAAACATGGAGTTGAATCAAAGAACTCTTCGAAGAATTTGGAACCTGGACACGTAGCCAGCAAAGAGAACTCTGTAAAAGAAACAATTCTGAAATTGTCTGGGCGGGGAGCACCATGCTTCTGGTGGTTCCAAAATACCACTGtgaagtttggaaattttagGTTGAATCTATCAAATGGAAACATCTTGCTGGGCTGCATTTTGTTGTTCATGTGCTATTTTCTAAAGAGGAAACAAGCTTCTTTAAAGAG GAAGCAAGCGTTGTCTGTTAAAAAGGGTTTGGTGGACTTATGGCAACTTGCATTCTCTTATCAGGTGAACCCTCTAGCAGCTGTTCAACCTCTTCCTGCTGCAACTCGTGGGAGCCTGTAA
- the LOC113774424 gene encoding protein FAR1-RELATED SEQUENCE 5-like yields the protein MDCSKLTEDKIPELGMEFNSEEDAYKFYNKYAFEMSFSVRKDYLNKDKDGVITSRRYSCCKKGVKRKYESDAMPKRTRTPTKIGCGAEMIIVLLRGTMKYRVHDLVLEYNHELHITQCSHMMLSQRKVSGVQGFQPEISKDARFSLKQSHELMGKETDFG from the coding sequence ATGGATTGCAGCAAATTGACAGAAGATAAGATCCCTGAGTTAGGAATGGAGTTCAACAGTGAAGAGGATGCGTACAAATTTTACAACAAATATGCCTTTGAAATGAGTTTTAGTGTACGCAAAGACTATCTGAATAAAGACAAAGATGGCGTGATCACGTCTAGGAGATATAGTTGTTGCAAGAAAGGTGTGAAGCGCAAATACGAAAGTGATGCGATGCCAAAGAGGACACGAACGCCGACGAAAATAGGGTGTGGAGCTGAAATGATTATCGTGTTGCTTAGAGGGACAATGAAGTACCGTGTGCATGACCTTGTCTTAGAATATAACCATGAGTTGCACATTACTCAATGTTCGCACATGATGCTATCACAAAGAAAAGTGAGTGGGGTTCAAGGATTCCAACCTGAAATAAGCAAGGATGCTAGATTTTCATTGAAACAGAGCCATGAGCTTATGGGAAAGGAGACAGATTTTGGATAA